A stretch of the Coprobacillus cateniformis genome encodes the following:
- a CDS encoding helix-turn-helix domain-containing protein has translation MSFGNRLQQLRKDMNMTQKEFADLLEIPQPSVSAYENNKNTPNQDILVTIAKRCNVSLDWLCEISNNKKSITSIDDVIDFLFELLETNELGFEIEVNRRPYNDIETEDDRYCAQLTVYGNDSYSENATLVEAINEINQAYNKHKNYLMDDLYYQNQKELIKEKYQATLTKEKLPELSLEEQSKKQLEYLQKIVEKNKK, from the coding sequence ATGAGTTTCGGAAATAGATTACAACAATTAAGAAAAGATATGAACATGACACAAAAAGAGTTTGCTGATTTATTAGAAATTCCTCAGCCTTCTGTATCAGCCTATGAAAACAATAAGAACACACCTAATCAAGATATCCTCGTTACTATTGCAAAAAGATGTAATGTTTCATTAGATTGGTTATGCGAAATATCAAACAACAAAAAATCGATCACATCCATAGATGATGTCATCGACTTTCTATTTGAATTATTAGAAACTAATGAGCTCGGATTTGAAATCGAAGTAAATAGACGTCCATATAATGATATAGAGACCGAAGACGATCGTTACTGCGCACAGCTAACAGTTTACGGAAATGACTCTTATTCCGAAAATGCTACACTAGTAGAAGCAATTAACGAAATCAACCAAGCCTACAATAAGCATAAAAACTATCTAATGGATGATTTATATTATCAAAATCAAAAAGAACTTATCAAAGAGAAATATCAAGCTACTTTAACAAAAGAAAAGCTTCCTGAATTATCTCTAGAAGAACAATCCAAGAAACAATTAGAATATTTACAAAAAATAGTTGAAAAAAACAAAAAATAA
- a CDS encoding PTS glucose transporter subunit IIA, with translation MNKEQFVKNIIENIGGSDNVEHVTHCVTRLRLNLKDNSKIDVPAIEKLEGVLGYTLQGNQHQIIIGTAVKEVYDIFVKLARITETTNQNQENVNKKFGIQTILDVLTSVISPVIPAFCAAGMLKVALLLLSTVGLCNGTEGAYIFFNMMADVAFYFLPVLIGISTAKRFNVDMWMGACVGASLIYPQFVSMVAEGESLQVFGMNMPMFTYSSTIFPALFGVILLSYIDRFLNKLIKIDSIRLIIVPLLSFGLTVIVTFMVLAPLGNWGAVLLGDVFTWMLNTIGPFAGLIIGFLMPVLTLTGLHQSLTPVEILEMTTKGFSVILPIEFLHNLAEAGSTFGTALSTKDKQLKSIAGQTAFTAFVGISEPAIYGVMVRNKVSMFGAMLGNGIAAFFGILLHVKGYAFVWPNIFSIPSFLGENILNDLIALLGCGAVGFVVAFLVPFIYNKFISGEITLKKVCNGKVIELKEVNDDVFSTGMCGEGKAIITEDTEIKAPCNGEVIITMNHAVGLRLINGSEILIHFGLETNTLDESIIHSVVKVGDKVKSGQKLIDIDMDKFKELKLENVCIIVCTNKKINESNLNKENLFKC, from the coding sequence ATGAATAAAGAACAATTTGTAAAAAATATTATAGAAAACATAGGTGGAAGTGACAATGTTGAACATGTAACTCATTGTGTAACACGCTTGAGATTAAATTTAAAAGATAATAGTAAAATAGATGTTCCTGCTATTGAAAAATTAGAAGGTGTTTTAGGATATACATTACAAGGTAATCAGCACCAAATAATTATAGGAACTGCAGTAAAAGAAGTATATGATATTTTTGTAAAATTAGCTAGAATTACAGAAACAACAAACCAAAATCAAGAAAACGTAAACAAAAAATTTGGAATCCAAACAATATTAGATGTTTTAACAAGTGTTATTTCACCAGTCATTCCAGCATTTTGTGCTGCAGGAATGTTGAAAGTAGCTTTATTACTATTAAGTACGGTAGGTCTATGCAACGGTACAGAAGGTGCTTATATTTTCTTTAATATGATGGCAGATGTTGCATTCTACTTCTTACCTGTATTGATCGGTATTTCAACAGCAAAAAGATTTAATGTTGATATGTGGATGGGAGCTTGCGTAGGAGCATCATTAATATACCCACAATTTGTTAGTATGGTAGCTGAAGGCGAAAGCTTACAAGTTTTTGGAATGAATATGCCAATGTTTACATATTCCTCTACAATTTTCCCAGCATTATTCGGAGTAATTTTATTAAGTTATATTGATAGATTCTTAAACAAATTAATTAAAATTGACTCAATCCGATTAATCATTGTACCTTTACTATCTTTTGGATTGACTGTAATTGTTACATTCATGGTTCTAGCACCACTAGGAAACTGGGGAGCTGTACTTTTAGGAGATGTATTTACATGGATGTTAAATACTATAGGTCCTTTTGCTGGTCTTATCATTGGATTCTTAATGCCAGTATTAACATTAACAGGACTTCATCAGTCTTTAACACCAGTAGAGATTTTAGAAATGACTACGAAAGGTTTTTCAGTAATCCTTCCAATCGAATTTTTACATAATCTAGCAGAAGCTGGTTCTACATTTGGAACAGCACTATCAACAAAAGATAAACAACTAAAAAGTATAGCTGGACAAACTGCTTTTACAGCTTTTGTTGGGATAAGTGAACCTGCTATTTATGGGGTTATGGTACGAAATAAAGTCTCTATGTTTGGTGCAATGTTAGGTAATGGTATTGCTGCTTTTTTTGGAATCTTACTACATGTAAAAGGATATGCTTTTGTATGGCCAAATATCTTTAGTATCCCATCTTTTTTAGGAGAGAACATTTTAAACGATTTAATCGCGTTATTAGGATGTGGAGCTGTTGGTTTTGTTGTCGCTTTCTTAGTTCCATTTATCTATAACAAATTTATTAGCGGTGAAATCACTTTAAAAAAAGTATGTAACGGAAAAGTGATTGAACTTAAAGAAGTAAATGACGATGTTTTTTCTACAGGTATGTGCGGAGAAGGAAAAGCCATTATCACTGAAGATACAGAAATTAAAGCTCCATGTAATGGTGAAGTTATAATTACGATGAACCATGCTGTTGGTTTAAGATTAATCAATGGTTCTGAAATTTTAATCCATTTTGGGCTTGAAACAAATACATTAGATGAAAGCATTATCCATTCTGTTGTCAAAGTAGGGGATAAAGTAAAATCCGGTCAAAAATTAATTGATATAGACATGGACAAATTTAAAGAATTGAAATTAGAAAATGTATGTATCATCGTTTGTACAAATAAAAAGATAAATGAGAGCAACTTAAACAAAGAAAACTTGTTCAAGTGTTAA
- a CDS encoding AraC family transcriptional regulator, translating into MYFKDLDSFLKLNTPQEIWHLHNPNKKSERYNNMDYEFHNNDKIYIFDFSEDLINDFVVIKETRYTELYKHRHKYVELNYVYSGKCKYFVNDKELILEKGDFAIFEQNVIHSAEPKGKNDIVINIAIKEKIYQSLFINYGEIPNNLFLSFLFDSMNRTCKRNQFLIIKKCNPYIEMIIQTIIHIYFSDREINFELISKEYFKILFLHLANQIYDQNLSRFEQKEDDIILNVLQRVQEEFNTITLHKLATEHGYNYNYLSNLIVKKLGKSFSEIKLNRQLEVSEDYLLNSNIPVYKISEICGFNNLNYFYKKFKEKNHCTPKEWKKNNM; encoded by the coding sequence ATGTATTTTAAAGATCTAGACTCTTTCTTAAAACTTAATACGCCTCAAGAAATTTGGCATCTTCATAACCCAAATAAAAAAAGTGAAAGGTATAATAACATGGATTATGAATTCCACAATAATGATAAGATATATATATTTGATTTCTCAGAAGATTTAATTAATGATTTTGTTGTAATTAAAGAAACCAGATATACAGAATTATACAAACATAGACACAAATACGTGGAATTAAACTATGTATATAGTGGAAAATGTAAATATTTTGTTAATGACAAAGAGTTAATTTTAGAAAAAGGAGATTTTGCAATCTTTGAACAAAACGTTATTCATAGTGCTGAACCAAAAGGAAAAAATGATATAGTTATCAATATTGCAATTAAAGAGAAAATCTATCAATCCCTTTTTATTAACTATGGAGAAATCCCTAATAATCTATTTCTATCATTTTTATTTGACAGTATGAATAGAACATGTAAAAGAAACCAATTTTTAATCATAAAAAAATGTAATCCATACATCGAAATGATTATCCAAACTATTATACATATATACTTTTCAGATAGAGAAATTAATTTTGAGTTAATTAGTAAAGAATATTTTAAGATATTGTTTTTACATTTAGCTAATCAGATATATGATCAGAATTTATCAAGATTTGAACAAAAAGAAGATGATATTATCTTAAATGTACTTCAAAGGGTACAGGAAGAATTTAACACAATCACTTTACATAAATTAGCTACTGAACATGGATATAATTATAATTATTTAAGTAATTTAATCGTTAAAAAACTAGGAAAAAGTTTTTCAGAGATTAAACTAAATAGACAATTAGAAGTATCCGAAGATTATCTATTAAATTCGAATATACCTGTATATAAAATATCAGAAATATGCGGCTTTAATAATTTGAACTATTTTTACAAAAAATTCAAAGAAAAAAACCATTGTACTCCTAAAGAATGGAAAAAAAACAATATGTAA
- a CDS encoding bifunctional DNA primase/polymerase, with translation MDKLDYAKKYLGLGLLVFPLQENTKSGQVITSWLIEASNDEKKIHSWWNRNKDFNIGVRTGNGLIVIDVDHKNDKNGEETIKSYINDFPQTFTVKTPNNGFHLYYRVDKEVGCKVGLYSGIDIRGEHGYVVGAGSNLGVKKYEILKDIPIAMANEAVYQFIENEKPKMRTVYIYEKDKIVEGTRNDTLFKLATSLKGKGVSQTKGY, from the coding sequence GTGGATAAATTAGATTATGCAAAGAAATATCTTGGTTTAGGCCTATTGGTATTTCCATTACAAGAAAATACTAAAAGTGGACAAGTTATCACCTCTTGGTTGATAGAAGCTAGTAACGATGAAAAGAAAATCCATAGTTGGTGGAATCGTAATAAAGACTTTAACATTGGAGTAAGGACAGGGAATGGATTGATCGTAATCGATGTAGATCATAAAAACGATAAGAATGGTGAAGAAACAATCAAATCATATATAAATGATTTTCCACAAACATTTACTGTAAAAACGCCAAATAATGGATTCCATTTATATTATCGAGTAGATAAGGAAGTAGGATGTAAGGTTGGTTTATATAGCGGAATTGATATCCGAGGTGAACATGGATATGTTGTGGGGGCTGGGAGCAATCTTGGTGTTAAGAAATACGAGATATTAAAAGATATCCCAATTGCTATGGCAAATGAAGCAGTATATCAGTTTATAGAAAATGAAAAGCCAAAAATGAGAACAGTTTACATCTATGAAAAAGATAAGATCGTTGAAGGAACTAGGAATGACACTCTTTTTAAATTGGCAACTTCATTAAAAGGTAAGGGAGTTTCCCAAACAAAAGGATATTAA
- a CDS encoding plasmid mobilization protein: MPGLNKNRKRPITLVFRVSSNEAKQINERIAISGLPRGKYFIKTFLEQEITMNGGKFESDRLSLEFKRLYEKICSLKRDEEINDVLEECIALMKELKPYFPIVEGQKGEDDIPEFDDPFIDVEIF, from the coding sequence ATGCCAGGATTAAACAAAAACAGAAAAAGACCAATAACATTGGTGTTTCGAGTTAGTTCAAATGAGGCTAAGCAAATAAATGAAAGAATTGCTATAAGTGGATTACCAAGAGGGAAGTACTTTATCAAGACATTTCTTGAACAAGAAATAACGATGAATGGTGGAAAATTTGAAAGCGATCGTCTAAGTTTAGAATTTAAAAGATTATATGAAAAAATATGTTCATTGAAACGTGATGAAGAGATTAATGATGTTTTAGAAGAATGTATTGCCTTGATGAAAGAGTTAAAGCCATATTTTCCTATAGTAGAAGGTCAAAAAGGTGAAGATGATATTCCAGAATTTGATGATCCATTTATTGATGTTGAAATCTTTTAG
- a CDS encoding site-specific integrase produces MATAKKNPITNKWDIQIRYKDSFGNIKKTTRRGFDTKKEAERAAYDFIKKQEKDFNMLFSDFIDIYMDDMKSRLKENTVRTKHFIIDLKILPYFANLRVNEITPAKVRSWQNEMIAKGYKDTYLKTINNQLSAIFNFAVQLYGLSENPVRKAGGMGKSHSEEMKFWTKDEFVRFSEKIMNKPTSYIIFKVFYWTGMRLGELLALTPSDLHLNQKYISINKSYQRIGSRDVITDPKTPKSKRNITIPDFLVEDLREYLDMLYSPDPNERVFCVTKSFLEKEMSRGAKEAGLEKIRIHDLRHSHAALLIEMGFPILAVSNRLGHEKIQTTLQVYGHLYPNKQQMIADKLNERFGKEQ; encoded by the coding sequence ATGGCAACAGCGAAGAAGAATCCGATAACTAACAAATGGGACATTCAAATTCGATACAAAGATTCTTTTGGAAACATTAAGAAAACCACACGTAGAGGATTTGACACAAAAAAAGAAGCAGAAAGAGCAGCTTATGATTTTATCAAGAAACAAGAAAAAGATTTTAATATGTTATTTTCTGACTTCATCGACATTTATATGGACGACATGAAAAGTCGACTAAAAGAAAACACGGTCCGAACAAAACATTTTATTATTGATCTAAAAATCCTTCCTTATTTTGCGAATCTTAGAGTGAATGAAATTACTCCAGCAAAAGTTAGATCTTGGCAAAATGAAATGATAGCAAAAGGATATAAGGATACGTATTTGAAAACTATCAACAACCAACTAAGCGCTATCTTCAATTTTGCAGTTCAACTATATGGACTAAGTGAAAATCCAGTAAGAAAAGCCGGAGGAATGGGAAAGAGTCACTCTGAAGAGATGAAGTTTTGGACGAAAGATGAGTTTGTACGATTCTCAGAAAAAATTATGAATAAGCCAACATCTTACATCATCTTTAAAGTCTTTTATTGGACCGGTATGAGATTAGGGGAGTTATTAGCTTTAACTCCCTCTGATCTTCATTTGAATCAAAAGTATATTTCTATAAATAAATCTTATCAGCGAATAGGTAGTAGAGATGTCATTACTGATCCTAAAACGCCTAAAAGCAAGAGAAATATTACTATTCCTGATTTTTTGGTTGAAGATCTTAGGGAATATTTAGATATGTTATATTCTCCAGATCCTAATGAACGTGTATTTTGTGTGACTAAGTCTTTCTTAGAAAAGGAAATGAGCAGAGGAGCAAAAGAAGCGGGTTTAGAAAAAATTAGAATTCATGATCTTCGTCATTCCCATGCAGCTTTATTAATTGAGATGGGATTTCCAATTTTAGCAGTATCAAATAGACTAGGTCATGAAAAGATACAGACAACATTACAGGTGTATGGACATTTATACCCTAATAAGCAACAAATGATTGCTGATAAGCTTAATGAACGATTTGGAAAGGAGCAATAG
- a CDS encoding glycoside hydrolase family 1 protein, with the protein MSLPNNFLLGGAIACSQADGGFNQGGKGLNTQDCRFFDSTWDFDTIYNHRAYVSDITNAELDKAINDQGTEYYPLRRGIDFYNKYPEDIKLFKELGLKIFRTSICWSRIFPNGDENEPNLEGIEYYRSMFNLLKENNIKIFTTINHYDMPIHLVKEYGGWKNRKTIDFFLNYVKVLFDNFKDVVDYWLPFNEINAARFAHWDGISVVEENEDNIDQTIFQCLHHQFIANAKVVELSKKIVKKKNIGAMVAAFTIYPATCNPHDIMQEIHDLRYANWFYFDVMARGYYPEYMQSLFKKLNVSIQMEAEDFELLKNNTVDFLSFSYYASMLASVDESLEVTTGNMAGSVYANPYLEKSDFGWTIDPVGLRVTLNRMYDRYHLPLFVAENGLGAFDKLEDGTVHDTYRIEYLKKHFEQMELAIKEDGVNCFGYTMWGIIDIVSCGPLTMDKRYGVIYVDLDNSGNGSGKRIKKDSFTWLKQYIDECEEKDHE; encoded by the coding sequence ATGTCATTACCAAATAATTTTCTTTTAGGAGGAGCAATCGCTTGTTCACAAGCAGATGGGGGATTTAATCAAGGAGGAAAAGGATTAAACACTCAAGATTGTCGTTTTTTTGATTCAACATGGGATTTTGATACTATCTATAATCACAGAGCTTATGTATCAGATATTACAAATGCTGAATTAGATAAAGCAATCAATGATCAAGGAACTGAATATTATCCTCTAAGAAGAGGAATTGATTTTTACAATAAATATCCTGAGGATATTAAACTCTTCAAAGAATTAGGATTAAAAATCTTTAGAACATCTATTTGTTGGTCTCGTATTTTTCCTAATGGTGATGAAAATGAACCAAATTTAGAAGGAATCGAGTATTATCGTTCGATGTTTAATTTGTTAAAAGAAAATAATATTAAAATTTTTACAACAATCAACCATTATGATATGCCTATACATTTAGTAAAAGAGTATGGAGGATGGAAGAATAGAAAAACAATAGATTTCTTTTTAAATTATGTAAAAGTCTTATTTGACAATTTCAAAGATGTTGTAGATTATTGGTTGCCATTTAACGAAATAAACGCTGCTAGATTTGCACACTGGGATGGTATAAGCGTTGTCGAAGAAAATGAAGATAATATAGATCAGACAATCTTTCAATGTTTGCACCACCAATTTATTGCTAATGCAAAAGTAGTTGAATTATCAAAAAAAATTGTTAAAAAGAAAAATATAGGTGCAATGGTTGCAGCATTTACTATTTATCCAGCTACATGTAATCCACATGACATTATGCAAGAAATCCATGATCTTCGTTATGCAAATTGGTTCTATTTTGATGTAATGGCTAGAGGATACTATCCAGAATATATGCAATCCTTATTTAAAAAATTAAATGTATCAATCCAAATGGAAGCTGAAGATTTTGAACTTCTTAAAAATAACACAGTTGATTTCTTAAGTTTTTCATATTATGCATCAATGCTTGCAAGCGTAGATGAAAGTTTAGAAGTTACAACGGGAAACATGGCTGGTTCAGTATATGCAAACCCATATTTGGAAAAAAGTGATTTTGGTTGGACGATAGATCCAGTTGGATTAAGAGTGACTTTAAATAGAATGTATGATCGATATCATTTACCTCTATTTGTCGCTGAAAACGGACTTGGGGCTTTTGATAAGTTAGAAGATGGAACGGTTCATGATACGTATAGAATTGAATATTTAAAAAAGCATTTCGAACAAATGGAATTAGCAATCAAAGAAGATGGTGTTAATTGTTTTGGGTATACAATGTGGGGAATCATCGATATTGTATCATGTGGCCCTTTAACAATGGATAAACGTTATGGTGTAATTTATGTTGATCTTGATAACTCAGGAAATGGTTCAGGAAAAAGAATCAAGAAAGATTCATTTACTTGGCTAAAACAATATATTGATGAATGCGAGGAAAAAGATCATGAATAA
- the ltrA gene encoding group II intron reverse transcriptase/maturase — MSELLEKILNRENMNKAYKRVKANKGTSGIDEITIEDAYVYIKENWESIRAEITERKYKPQPVKRVEIPKPNGGTRNLGIPTVMDRIIQQAMVQVLSPICETFFSDYSYGFRPNRSCEQAINKLLEYINDGYEWIVDIDLEKFFDNVPQDKLMSYVHIIINDGDTESLIRKYLKAGIMINGKYEKSEKGTPQGGNLSPLLSNIILNELDKELESRGLHFTRYADDCVIAVKSRASANRVMHTITKWIEHKLGLKVNATKTHITRPNKLKYLGFGFYYDTKDKKYCARPHASSIQRFKRKLKQLTIRKNTMALNERIRQLNQVIRGWINYYSICNMKTHMMNIDKHLRTRLRVIIWKQWKVPSKRQWGLQKLGISKDRARQTSYMGDHYQWVVTKTCVIRAISKEKLAQKGLVSCLDYYIERHALKIKRTAVYGTVRTVV; from the coding sequence ATGTCAGAACTATTAGAAAAGATACTGAACAGAGAAAATATGAACAAAGCCTATAAACGTGTAAAAGCGAACAAAGGAACAAGCGGAATTGATGAAATAACGATTGAGGATGCCTATGTTTATATAAAAGAAAACTGGGAAAGTATCAGAGCAGAAATCACAGAAAGGAAGTACAAACCACAGCCAGTAAAGCGAGTTGAAATACCAAAACCGAATGGAGGAACTAGAAATCTGGGGATACCAACGGTAATGGATAGAATCATCCAGCAGGCAATGGTACAAGTATTAAGCCCAATATGTGAAACGTTCTTTTCGGATTATAGTTATGGATTCAGACCAAATCGGAGTTGTGAGCAGGCCATAAATAAATTATTGGAATATATCAATGATGGATATGAATGGATAGTAGACATTGACTTAGAGAAATTCTTTGACAACGTGCCACAGGATAAATTGATGAGTTATGTACACATCATCATAAATGATGGAGATACAGAGTCGCTCATACGAAAATATCTTAAAGCAGGTATCATGATAAACGGAAAATATGAAAAGAGTGAAAAGGGAACACCACAGGGTGGAAACCTATCGCCATTATTAAGTAATATTATCCTAAATGAATTAGACAAAGAATTAGAAAGCAGAGGATTACACTTTACCAGATACGCAGACGACTGCGTGATAGCGGTAAAAAGTAGAGCCAGTGCGAACAGAGTGATGCATACAATCACAAAGTGGATTGAACACAAATTGGGACTGAAAGTGAATGCGACAAAGACGCATATCACAAGACCTAACAAATTAAAATATCTAGGCTTTGGATTTTATTATGATACAAAAGATAAGAAATATTGTGCAAGACCACACGCAAGTTCCATACAACGATTTAAGAGGAAACTGAAACAGCTAACAATCAGAAAGAACACAATGGCTTTAAATGAAAGGATAAGACAACTGAACCAAGTAATACGAGGATGGATAAACTATTATTCCATATGTAATATGAAAACACATATGATGAATATAGATAAACATCTTCGTACAAGACTTCGAGTAATTATATGGAAGCAGTGGAAAGTTCCCAGCAAGCGACAGTGGGGATTACAAAAGCTTGGGATTTCAAAAGATAGAGCAAGACAGACATCGTATATGGGAGACCATTATCAATGGGTAGTAACCAAGACATGTGTGATAAGAGCAATATCAAAAGAAAAACTAGCCCAAAAAGGACTAGTCAGTTGTTTAGACTACTATATAGAGAGACACGCTTTGAAAATAAAACGAACCGCCGTATACGGAACCGTACGTACGGTGGTGTGA
- the guaA gene encoding glutamine-hydrolyzing GMP synthase, which yields MKNELVIVIDFGGQYNQLVARRVRECNVYCEIYSYKVDIEKIKEMNPKGIILTGGPNSCYLEDSPTYQKELFELGIPVLGLCYGAQLMQHVLGGKVEKADVREYGKSHLIVSKQESKLMKDVSVESICWMSHFDYISKIAPGFEITSYTKDCPVASCEDEDKKLYAIQFHPEVLHTEYGTKMLSNFVLDVCNCSGDWRMDSFVEEQIKAIREKVGNGKVLCALSGGVDSSVAAVLLSKAIGNQLTCVFVDHGLLRKNEGDEVEAVFGPDGQYDLNFIRVNVQERYYEKLKGVEEPEAKRKIIGEEFIRVFEEEAKKIGTVDFLVQGTIYPDVVESGLGGESAVIKSHHNVGGLPDAVDFKEIIEPLRDLFKDEVRKVGLELGIPEYLVFRQPFPGPGLGIRIIGEVTAEKVRIVQDADAIYREEIAKAGLDRSIGQYFAALTNMRSVGVMGDERTYDHAIALRAVNTIDFMTAEAAQIPYEVLNKVMSRIINEVRGVNRVMYDITSKPPGTIEFE from the coding sequence GTGAAAAATGAATTAGTAATTGTAATTGATTTTGGTGGTCAGTATAACCAATTAGTAGCACGTCGAGTACGTGAGTGTAATGTTTACTGTGAGATTTATTCTTATAAAGTAGATATTGAAAAGATTAAAGAGATGAATCCGAAAGGAATTATATTAACGGGTGGCCCTAATAGTTGTTATTTAGAAGATTCACCTACTTATCAAAAAGAATTATTTGAATTAGGGATACCGGTATTAGGTTTATGCTACGGGGCTCAGTTAATGCAGCATGTGTTAGGTGGTAAAGTAGAAAAAGCTGATGTTAGAGAATATGGTAAATCTCATTTAATTGTTAGTAAACAAGAATCTAAATTAATGAAAGATGTGTCGGTAGAGTCGATTTGCTGGATGAGTCATTTTGATTATATCTCAAAAATTGCTCCAGGTTTTGAAATTACATCTTACACTAAAGACTGTCCAGTTGCTTCATGTGAAGATGAAGATAAGAAGTTATATGCAATCCAATTCCATCCCGAAGTTTTACATACTGAATACGGAACAAAAATGTTATCTAACTTTGTTTTAGATGTATGTAATTGTAGTGGTGATTGGCGTATGGATTCGTTTGTTGAAGAACAAATTAAAGCGATTAGAGAAAAAGTTGGTAATGGTAAAGTATTATGTGCTTTATCTGGCGGAGTTGATTCATCAGTGGCAGCGGTATTATTATCTAAAGCAATAGGAAACCAATTAACTTGTGTTTTTGTTGATCATGGATTACTTCGTAAAAATGAAGGTGATGAAGTAGAAGCGGTATTTGGACCTGATGGTCAATATGACTTAAACTTTATTCGTGTAAACGTACAAGAAAGATATTATGAAAAGTTAAAGGGTGTTGAGGAACCTGAGGCCAAACGTAAAATTATCGGTGAAGAATTTATTCGTGTTTTTGAAGAAGAAGCTAAAAAGATTGGGACTGTTGATTTCTTAGTTCAGGGAACTATTTATCCTGATGTTGTTGAAAGTGGATTAGGTGGTGAATCAGCAGTAATCAAATCTCATCATAATGTTGGGGGCTTACCTGATGCAGTGGATTTCAAAGAAATCATTGAACCATTACGTGATCTTTTCAAAGATGAAGTTCGTAAAGTAGGTCTTGAATTAGGAATCCCTGAATACTTAGTATTTAGACAACCGTTCCCAGGGCCTGGACTTGGTATTCGGATCATTGGTGAAGTAACAGCAGAAAAAGTTAGAATCGTTCAAGATGCTGATGCAATTTACAGAGAAGAGATTGCAAAAGCAGGATTAGATCGTTCAATCGGTCAATACTTCGCTGCTCTTACAAATATGCGTTCAGTGGGGGTTATGGGTGATGAAAGAACTTATGATCATGCTATCGCGCTTAGAGCTGTTAACACAATTGATTTCATGACAGCAGAAGCTGCTCAAATTCCTTATGAAGTATTAAATAAGGTTATGTCTAGAATTATTAATGAAGTTCGTGGGGTAAATAGAGTAATGTATGATATTACTTCAAAACCACCAGGAACGATTGAGTTTGAATAG